The genomic segment AAGGAAGTATATGATAGATTAAATTTATTAGAGAATGATAATATAATTCTAACTAATAAACATAATGATAATAAAGTAATTAATGAAAAAGAACATTTACACAATAATGAAGGTGAAAATCATATTCTAAAAAAAGTTAAAGTTTTTTTTGATAAGATTTTTTAAGGGGAGGAATTGTTTTGTTAGATTTTGAGACAGATATGCAAGAGTTAACCAATATAAAAGTTATTGGTTGCGGCGGCGGCGGAAGTAATGCCGTAAATAGAATGATAGTTGAAGGACTAAAAAATGTTGAATTTATTGCAATAAATACAGATAAGCAAGCACTTATGCTTTCTAATGCAGATCAAAAAATTCAAATAGGTGAAAAGCTAACTAAAGGACTAGGAGCTGGAGCTAATCCGGAAATAGGAAAGAAAGCAGCAGAAGAAAGCAGAGAAGAAATAACAGCTTCTATAAAAGGAGCAAATATGGTATTTATTACTGCTGGTATGGGCGGCGGAACAGGAACAGGTGCTGCACCAATAGTAGCGGAAATTGCTAAATCTATGGATATTTTAACTGTAGGAGTAGTAACTAAACCTTTCCCTTTTGAAGGTAAAAGAAGAATGAGACATGCTGAAATGGGTATAGCAACATTAAAAGAAAAAGTTGACACATTAGTTATAATTCCTAATGAAAGATTACTTAATATGGCTGATAAGAAAACAACATTATTGGATTCATTTAAGTTAGCTGATGAAGTTTTAAGACAAGGTGTTCAAGCTATTTCGGACTTGATCACAATAACAGGTGTAATTAATGCTGACTTTGCAGATATAAAAGCAGTAATGCTTAATAAAGGACTAGCTCATATGGGAGTTGGTTTTGGTAAAGGTGACACTAGAACACAAGATGCTGTTAAACAAGCAATTTCATCTCCACTTTTAGAAACATCAATAGATGGAGCTACAGATGTTATTATAAACTTCACTGGTGGAGCAGACCTTGGAGCATTAGAAGTATATGATGCTGCTGATGTTGTTCGTGAGGCTGTAGATCCAGATGCTAATATAATAGTGGGAGCTGTTATAGATGAAACTCTTAATGAAGAAATAAGAATTACTGTTATAGCAACTGGATTTGAAAGTGAAAACAACAGATTATCATTAGGTTCTATAGTAGAAGAACCTAAAAAAGTTCAACCTCAAGTTAAGGAAGTAGCAAAAGAACAGCAAGAAGTTGCAGTAGATGCAAAAGAACCAGAAATGAATTCTAACAATTATGAGCCAGATGATTTAGATATACCTGTTTTCTTAAGAAGACAAAAGAGACATTAATAACGGAATTTATAATATTAAGAAATAAAGTTAAATAGAATGAAAATTTGTTTTAGAAACTAAAAAATCTATTAAATAGTTTTTTAGTCTTTGATATACAAGTTTTCATTCTATTTTTTTGTTTTTTAGTATGTTATATTTTTCTCAGAAACTTGTCACCAATGAAGATATTATCTTCAATTTATGAATAACATAATTTATAATTATGTTATTCATTTCGGCGAGTTATATGCATAAGTTCGCGTCTTAGTTGGATTATCTATAGGGTTCCACAATGATATTCAAACTTATAAAATTTCAATATCGCTGGTATTCAGGAAATTTGA from the Clostridium beijerinckii genome contains:
- the ftsZ gene encoding cell division protein FtsZ, producing MLDFETDMQELTNIKVIGCGGGGSNAVNRMIVEGLKNVEFIAINTDKQALMLSNADQKIQIGEKLTKGLGAGANPEIGKKAAEESREEITASIKGANMVFITAGMGGGTGTGAAPIVAEIAKSMDILTVGVVTKPFPFEGKRRMRHAEMGIATLKEKVDTLVIIPNERLLNMADKKTTLLDSFKLADEVLRQGVQAISDLITITGVINADFADIKAVMLNKGLAHMGVGFGKGDTRTQDAVKQAISSPLLETSIDGATDVIINFTGGADLGALEVYDAADVVREAVDPDANIIVGAVIDETLNEEIRITVIATGFESENNRLSLGSIVEEPKKVQPQVKEVAKEQQEVAVDAKEPEMNSNNYEPDDLDIPVFLRRQKRH